Sequence from the Rhodothermales bacterium genome:
GCGGCGTCCCGTTTCGAGGCCTTGCCGGCGCCGCCGATGGCGTCGGATCGCTGTCTGCCGTATGCTGTCCTCCATCAGGGCATACGAGCCGGCCGGCTCTGGGCCGCGGCGGTGTCGGGGCGGCAGGTGGTCGGGTTTGCACTGGCGGACATCGTAGCCCATACGGCCTTCTTAAGCGAGATCGATGTGCTGCCCGCCTATGGACGCCGGGGCATCGGTCGGGCGCTCATCGAACGTGTGGAGGCTTGGGCGCGGGAAACAGGCTTCGACCGGTTGTCCCTCACCACCTTTCGCGACATCCCCTGGAACGGACCGTACTACGCGCGACTGGGCTTCCGCGAACTGACCGAAGAGCAGCTTTCGGACGACCTTCGCGCGGTGCTCGCCGCCGAACGGGGTCATGTCCTCGCCGGCTGGGTGCGGGTGGCCATGACAAAAGCGTTGCGAGGAGACCTCCTGGCAACCTGACGCAGGGGGTACAAAACATCTCCCAAAGTCCCTGTATGAGCGAAAGAACCTATTCGGAAGACGAGATGGCCGCCCTGCTCGAGCGCGCGGCGGAACTCCAGGCACACTCTGCCCGCCCTGCTCCCGCAGCGGGCGCGCACAGCATAACCCGAAACGCCATGCCCCGACTTATCCCGTTTCTGCTGCTTACCTGCATCGCGACCGCTCCTTTACGAGCGCAGGAGGCCTCGTTTACTATCCCCGACGAGATCGTCATCGAAAGCGGCAGATTATCGGTCGTGTTTGTCGATGGGGTAACGGAACATGACGCGGTCTCCTGGTTGCGGGAGGCCGACTACGAGCCGATAGTCGTCCAGTTTGCGGATGTCGTGGCCCAGGTGCAGTCGAGCGAGCCCTTTTCGGAGGCCCGCGTCCGCGCCCTGCGCGATCGCGCGGAGGTGGCCAGCGTCGAATCGACCACCGCGCCCCGCTGGGGCAGCGATGGCCTCGGGGTGCCGGCATTTTTTGTCCTCGTCGTCCGCTTCCACCCACCCACCGGCGAGGAGGCCGTCCGCCGCCTCATCGAGGAGACGACCGGACTGTCCCCATTCGAGGTGACCAAGATCCCGAACGACGTCGAAATCCGGGTGCCGGAAGGGGAGGAGACGATGGTGATCGAGACGTTGCAGGAAAATCCGTGGGTGGACTATGTGACGTATGTGGCTGTTATTGAGGGGTGAGAATGCACAAACGACTCCTTTTCCTCATCCTGTTCGTCCTCGCCGGCTGCGACGGCGTCGATCCTCCCGAAAACCTGGCGACGGAAGTGACGCTGCTCGTCGTCTACACCCCGGATGCAGCCGCGGCGGCGGTGGACATCGACGCGGCGATCGCGGCGGCGGTGGCGGAGACCAACGTCGTCTTCGCCAACAGCCGGGTCGATGTCGCGCTCACGGTGGTGGGCGCGCGGGAGATTGAGTATACCACGACGGAGCGCTTGCAGGATCTGGCCTACCTCGTGGGGCGGGAGGATGGCGTGCTGGACGAGGTACATACGCTGCGTGACGAGGTGGAGGCGGACCTCGTGGCGCTGTTCACGAACGATCCGGCGTCGACGATCAACGCGGCGGTGATGGCCACGCCGGCCACGGCCTTTGTCGCCATCTACTGGCGGCAGGCCGGCGCCACGGGGTACGCCCTGGCGCACGAACTCGGCCATCTGTTTGGCGCCCGCCACACGCCGGACAGCGATCCCCTCGCCCTCCCGCTTCCTTACGGGCATGGTTTTCGAAACGAGACGTACCGGACCATCATGGCGAACGGCCCCCAGACCCGCGTGCCGTATTTTTCGGGTCCCGACCAAGTGTATCTGGGCGTCGTCCTGGGAGATTCGGCACTGAGCGATGTCGCCCGGCTGTTGCGTGAGACGGCCGTCTATGTCTCGAACTTCCGGGGGTCTCAGACTGAAACCGCGTTTGTCCCGCCGGGCACCTGGCCTATCGTAAATCCGTGAACGTGGATCCTGGTCCCAAAATCGCCGGCTCGCGTTTCTCAACTTGGCCGCTCGTACATTAAGCGCGCTCTGGACGACCGCCCCCTCCGGCAGGTCCTGCTTTACCCACCGATTGACTGCTGTATGAAAGACTGGTTGGGCCGGCTCGCGGCCGGCATGTTTTTTATCGCGTTGGCCGCCGGCTGCGCCTCTCCCGGATTGGATCGTCCTTTCACCATCGAAACCGGCACCATCGTCGGGGCCGTAGGATCCGATCCTTCCGTACATGTCTTCAAGGGTATCCCCTTTGCCGCGGCGCCGACCGGCGATTTGCGGTGGCGTGCCCCTCAGCCCCCTAGGCCCTGGATGGGCGTTCACCACGCGGACACATTCGGGGCGAGCTGCATCCAGAATATCCAGGGGTCCCGTGTGCCATGGACGGAGGAATTCATGGTCCAGGGCGAGATCAGCGAGGACTGCCTGTTCCTGAACATCTGGACGGGGGCTGAGTCCGCCCGGGAGCGCCGGCCGGTGCTGGTCTACATCCACGGCGGCGGGTTCTCGGAGGGATCGGGGGATGTTAAGATCTACGACGGGGAGGCGCTCGCGAAAAAAGGCATCGTCGTCGTGACGGTCAACTACCGGATGGGGGTGCTAGGCTTCATGGCGCACCCGGAGCTGACCGCCGAAGCCGGCGCCTCGGGCAATTACGGCCTGATGGATCAGGTGGCCGCGCTCGAGTGGGTGAAGCGCAATATCGGGGCGTTTGGCGGGGACCCGGACCGGGTGACCGTAGCCGGCCAATCCGCCGGCGCCTTCTCCGTCCACTATCTCACCGCGTCTCCGATGGCGGCCGGCCTCTTCCATCGGGCCATCCTCCAGAGCGGCCCGGGTACGATCGCGGGCATCGGCCGGCTTGCCACGCCCGCCCGAGAAACAGCCGAAGGAACAGGCCTGGCTTTCGCCAAAGCGTACGGGGCCGATTCACTGGCCGCCCTTCGCGCCCTGTCGTGGACAGATCTCACGACACCCCGCGAAGGCGCTCCGCCGGCGTTTTTCTGGCCGATCATCGACGGCGCGTTCCTCACCGAGGACGTGCCCCGTGCCTTCCAGGCCGGCCGTCAGCACGACGTGCCCACCCTGGCCGGCTTTAACGCCGATGAGGGCAGCGCATTTATGGCGGATATCTACCACGCCATCACCCCCGATGCGTTTGCCACGATGGCTCGCAGCCGCTTCGGCGACCGGGCGGAGGATTTTCTGGCGCTGTATCCCGCCGGCAGCGACTCCGAAGCGACCGCTTCCGTCCAGGCCTATGCCCGCGAAAGCGCCGTGACCGCGCTCATCCACTGGTCCACCCTCCGCGCCGCTACCGCGAAAACGCCGAGTTATCTCTATTATTTCGAACGCGCCATTCCCTGGCCCGAGCATCCCGAGTTCGGGGCGTTCCACACCGGCGAGGTGCCGTATGT
This genomic interval carries:
- a CDS encoding M12 family metallo-peptidase, with protein sequence MHKRLLFLILFVLAGCDGVDPPENLATEVTLLVVYTPDAAAAAVDIDAAIAAAVAETNVVFANSRVDVALTVVGAREIEYTTTERLQDLAYLVGREDGVLDEVHTLRDEVEADLVALFTNDPASTINAAVMATPATAFVAIYWRQAGATGYALAHELGHLFGARHTPDSDPLALPLPYGHGFRNETYRTIMANGPQTRVPYFSGPDQVYLGVVLGDSALSDVARLLRETAVYVSNFRGSQTETAFVPPGTWPIVNP
- a CDS encoding GNAT family N-acetyltransferase, which produces AASRFEALPAPPMASDRCLPYAVLHQGIRAGRLWAAAVSGRQVVGFALADIVAHTAFLSEIDVLPAYGRRGIGRALIERVEAWARETGFDRLSLTTFRDIPWNGPYYARLGFRELTEEQLSDDLRAVLAAERGHVLAGWVRVAMTKALRGDLLAT
- a CDS encoding carboxylesterase family protein, which translates into the protein MKDWLGRLAAGMFFIALAAGCASPGLDRPFTIETGTIVGAVGSDPSVHVFKGIPFAAAPTGDLRWRAPQPPRPWMGVHHADTFGASCIQNIQGSRVPWTEEFMVQGEISEDCLFLNIWTGAESARERRPVLVYIHGGGFSEGSGDVKIYDGEALAKKGIVVVTVNYRMGVLGFMAHPELTAEAGASGNYGLMDQVAALEWVKRNIGAFGGDPDRVTVAGQSAGAFSVHYLTASPMAAGLFHRAILQSGPGTIAGIGRLATPARETAEGTGLAFAKAYGADSLAALRALSWTDLTTPREGAPPAFFWPIIDGAFLTEDVPRAFQAGRQHDVPTLAGFNADEGSAFMADIYHAITPDAFATMARSRFGDRAEDFLALYPAGSDSEATASVQAYARESAVTALIHWSTLRAATAKTPSYLYYFERAIPWPEHPEFGAFHTGEVPYVFNNLSLLNRNWEASDSLLADQASSYWANFASAADPNGAGLPAWPAFGAQEEALMNLGVVTAPRPLPDQARLDFFLQLLDAP